The following DNA comes from Labrus mixtus chromosome 8, fLabMix1.1, whole genome shotgun sequence.
ctggagctgaggcgggttttaaacctcctgacaaaccgttacaccgcgcccacctgtcaatcaggtcagctacacgccttattgtgaataactcttatccttcatcaaatcaaaactgatgagtcatcaaaacattcaccccccgtacagtgtgtgtccatcgagacatgagctaatcacacctatttgtttttttgaaccaggctgtaaacatgttaatctctgctgtaaaaacaggctttttagaatgggtgtgtatgtgacttcctgtgcttctgcagccagcctctagtggacactccaggaactgcatgatttttgcatttctgcatcaGCTTAATTTTTAAAActctggaggttgctgcttggtcatCATCAACACTCTGCCCTCTCGCTCAGCCACACCTCCACCCCCTCCGACTGGGGGGTTTAAGATaccatcccatcactcctcaaactTCTGCATGTTACATAAATCTGCGATGAGTGATGAGGTCAGAGCCTAGACACCAAACACAGACTATATTCTGCTtgttataaatatttatataagtTGTCCGACTAAAGTCTCACAGCATTTCTTTCTCTAACATCAAACTAAATTCCTGACGTTTACATCATTTAAGATTGTGAATGTAAccctctccttttttctgcttAATCACCGACAGATATCTGGTTTTCCTCCCGACCAGCTCTCGGATCTACGCTGAATATTTGGtcttaatttgtgttttaacCGTTGCAGCTTAAAACCATCAAAGCTTTCAAACAACGGCGAGCTGCTTCTGTGTTTCCATGGTTGCTATCTTTGCCTCCTGCATgtcgcactctctctctctctctcttttgctgtctGTTTCCTATagtctcagacacacacacacacacacacaggctgtatCTGTCTCTGCTGTGTGCAGAAGGGACAGTGAGTGGATGTGATgttattacatttgttttggtcAGCAGTCAGAGTCAAAGTGTTCCTGCACGGCGGAGCAGAGCAGCAGTTAACGCGTTTATTTGTCATAGATACTAAGACCTGGGTTACACGTCTCTTGAACGACGACACGTTCAAGGTCATTGATTGTTATTTAGCCTGCTGGAGAGCTGAGCACATAAACAATGTCCCCACCAAATAAAGATGGCACAATAAGTAATCTTAGCGCAGACTTTCAGGAAactgttcagaaaaaaactaattttgtAGTCTAGACAAGTTCTCAAGTCTGTGTGGGCGTGGCCTATTATGCCTCTATTGACATATCCCTGACCCCGCCCACACCAATTGagatttatatatttcagtCGTTGGATTCAGAGGACGAATCAGAACCTCTTTCATGTGAAAATAGTATTTTttagatgtgtgtttttagatttttaccTGGTTTTTCTGTTTCCACTGTCTTGCTGggtattgtagttctcttgctAAGAGGTTCTGTAGTCCTTTCTGCCAGTACGGGTCCCTCTGTGTGTTGGACGGGTGTAAGCCTGGTTGGAGAAGCAGTGGAAGTCCGGTACCGGGTTGTCCTACTTTGAGTCAGCGGGGTCGGAATAATTCCTGGTGAGGACGTTGTTCCGTCAGTTGATGCTGTGGACGTTTGTGTCGGAGTTGTTGTTGTAGAAGCAGCAGTTGCCGTGGTAACCGGTCGGGTTGTAACTGGTTGTAACATTGTCATGAATGTAGATTTTTCTGTATCCATAGTTTGTGCCTTCACCGCTGCGTGTGTCGTTACTTCCTGTGTGGTTGCTCTTTGTGTCGTCTGTGTCGTTGTTTGTGGCGTTGTTTGTGCCGTTGTTTGTGCCGTTGTTTGTGTcgttgtctgtgttgttgtctcagGTCTGTCGGCTGTAGTCTGACGTTGGGGCTCGATGGTTGCAGGTTGTGGAGATGTTTCGGCAGTTTCCTCCACTGTAGGAGCTGAAACTAAAGAACCAAACagacaaggagaaaaaaaaacacaacatgtaatcTTCTGCCTTTATTCTTTTGGGACTTTTTTGGGGTCTAACACTAAGCATTTCATGCCGATTGAGACACGATTTTTGAGTAGTTTCAGCACATCATTGGTAGTGCAGCGTTCATTCACGCACGTAGACGATCACGGTCCGATCACGGTCCGATCACGGTCCGATCAGCTGCTTCCGATCGatctgacatgtttgatattttgttcGTATGAATTCACACACTCGTTCAGTGAAAGCAGAACCACGAGCTGATTCCCTGAGTTCAGGGAATAATTTTTTCCTGATTGTGCCTTtacaaactgaaagaaaacatccgaaatcaccatggcaacagcggGCATGCCTGTTTCATCTGTCTTCCCCCTCCGATCATGAAAGAAACGTCGGCAGGAAATATCTTTGGCCCTCTGTATATTTGTTCTGATTTAGCTGCTAGTTAGCTTGAGTTCATCGGTGATGCAGATGGTGTTTGTGCATAAGAGACATCTGAGATACCAATAGATCTAAGTATTTACGTTCTGATTTCACCTGTACCGTGTGAGCTCtaagtttgtttacatctcttATGATACTTGATCTGGAGTCAGGTGACTTTAGCTCGACACCAGGCGCGATAAACTTCTAAAAGTACCCTTGTGTGATATGATAACTTAATCCTTGTGTGCAGGAATCATCATTAAACACAATGAGCTAAATCTGGGGTAAAGTGAACCAGACATGCACACGGGCCTCCTGCAGACACTCACCATGTGCCGTCGAATGGACTCTGCTGGTTAACATGGAGCTCATCCCAGATGGAGAGACGTGACTCAGATTCGTGGGCAGTTGGCTCCATTCTGAGGTTTTTAAATAGATGATTGGACACAAGAATTAAACGGCTCTCGAGTTTTTATCCAAGATGACAACAGATGCTTGAATTGAATGACGCTGGATTACTCACCCACGGGGAGTCTGATGGAGGAGACGTTACCTAAAAGATGAAGAAACTTTATCGAAAAGCAACAAAAGGAGCGAACACATCAAACTTACATTCTAACAAACAGggttaagttattttttaaaagcatagTTTATTTTCATATGATTTCCTTACTTTATTCtctgttaaaggtccaatcagtgagatgtgtagtgagtgaaatgaaaaaagtgaccttactatctgatcattaaggaaacatgttgaagtgctggcttctctgacaacaatgcagcagccagtatgtcctccttctaactttagattctgctcctgaatgctctggatttgtttggaccagagaaggtagacggtttaaagacacccccccccccccccccacacacgtccgttttggacgcccctcggtttgccagatatgagagcagttatcaggtcaacaggtgttgcagcgatggaagcggtcaagagaagtgattcagatagaagtgattgtacccgacctaaaaagcctctgcatgtttctaataagctccacgagcagaaacgtgctcaaactaggatcaatattggagatgcttttgaaaaatggagagaggttagaacacagaaaggtttacagacccatgcagagctggataaacactgaagcttcagagtccaccacatggtgacctgagtgagcatggactctagagaggaggggggggggggggacagctctctatgatgtttagaatttagactgcagtacccattttaaacactaggtgtcagttatatattgctcctttaagtactACACGTGTagatattcatctttttatccACAACTAAGGAAGTAAGACCCAGAAAAATGTCTTTGCTCAATAACTTAAAGATTTGAAGATGGTTCATCAAACATAAACGTAGAAAGCAGTCGCCGTCCTTAAACCCAGAGCTCAAAACTTCTATGTTGTGcactaatccccccccccccccccgttctccatgtccaaaataaaagttatatGTATCTGATGTTTGATTTGCTGGTTTGACACACAATCTTCATGCCACCCCTTCACAGGTCATTGTCTCAGGTGTCTCTCCCCTCCCTTCACAGGTCATTGTCTCAGgtgtctctcccctcccctcaaaAATTGTAGTAGCGCTGTTTGCATTTGAGAGTCAAAAGCAGTTTAATCGTGCATCAatactgccccctggtggctacctcacagtttgtgtgtgtgtgtgtgtgtgtgtgtgtgtgtgtgtgtgtgtgtgtgtgtgtgtgtgtctgtgtgtgtgagggatggTGAACAAACCTCTGTGTGGTCCTTCCACGATGGTCTGGTTGAAGAGTGGGATGATGGAGTCAACCTCCCACAGCTCCGGAACCTCCCTgcctgaacaaaaaacaaaatacacacacacacacacacacacacacacacacacacacacacacacacacacacacacattacaatcACACAATGACTGTCTGAGCATGTCCACACTGTCTCTTTTTACACCCATATCTCTTCTAATTTTAAAAGCCGGTGACATTTTGGGTTAAGTTGAAACTTTACTGAATTCAGGGAGTTAACAGTTTTATACATTCTTTATTTAATCTCTATGAtccttcatttatttgttttcttgcaaAGCAAAGtacacaaactgaaaaacacCTAACTCAAAAACTGTCACTCAATTTTGTCTTATTGAGACAAAAATAAGAATTAAATTATTTAGTTAACTCCACCCACACTTACAGTTGATAATGTCTTATAAAGTCTTCATGATGAAGAGCAACGTCCAGAAACTTACCCATCTTACCGGCCATCACACAGATGTAAATACAGTCTGAGTTGTTCCTCTGGCTTACTgagacgcacaaacacacacacacacacacacacacacacacacacacacacacacacacacacacacacacacacacacagagtggatATGTCACATTATGAGGacacaaaatacacttcacattgttcctctaactctaacatgtgtctcaaGTCTGTCTATAAGAACCCCCcaaagatgagaaaagtccatcctctctgtcttctccctgctccacttttcagaaaatgtggctcaaacaggctgtttggagattttcccttcatgacatcactgagggcagtagcccctcccccaggtgggtgacactcccacagctaggtgtttgttctgccccaAATGAGTGCAGCggaaaagttgaagataagaagaagaaatataaatgtgtttaaatatcactaaatattatttatctaatatAATTTTCATGCTATTATTTAGTAATGATACAAAataagccatgaaaacacaactaggctacttcacatatttaaaaaggctctattttctCCTGCTTGACGCGGCgcatcacaacacagctgctcgtTACCTGCCGTTACCTGCtcgttgtggaggaggagggcaggtgaCTTATTAGAATTGAGTGACACTGACCGTACGGATTAATATCACGTTTATAAATGACCGtgaagtaaaaaacaacaacaaagccctcGGGAGCCCAGggacaaaacagaagaagaggaggaataatgtgaaaaagacacagaggtaacgTGCTGCACAGATCAGTTACTTAACTGTTGTAGTTAAGATACCTCgttatggatggatgatagtaaCATCAGTGTTTCCTAGCTCCagttaacatcagttatttccactgtactttTATTAGGTTAAAATTATTCATGTTAAGAAGATAATCAGTGTAAGTAATGCACTTCTTATTTTGTTCCAATGTTGTTTGAGAAACAAAacctacttttatatttattgacatcGTTGTGTACTTAGTTATCTTTCACCCTCgtcgattaaaatgtttattttccacctcctgttgtcattaatagttttaagctcttgcctttagtctaagagcatgaatgcattttgtgcTAGAAGTCCACACTGAATAGATATTTGTGCATCCTGTAGGTCTGGTTGTAAGGAAAACGTTTGGGCTCACCTGAAAAACTACGCTGATgtttctgtactgctctgaaCCAAGAataatattttgtgttcacactatatTCTAAAATGCAGATTGTTTAACAAATGCTCATCTCTCTCCCCGGCCGTCCCCGGGCCGTCTGTGTCCACTTCTGCTCTCTGCACTGTTtggtattgtttgttctgttacactagttatttgtatttattaggGCCTGAGCACTCACAGAGTGAgtgaggaccctcttgaaacccaaggaattattatttttattttattttgtgtttatttataagaaatctTAGAGTTACaaccattttattcatgtttgttgaaaagtattttttattttaaaataaagaaattatgttaaatataaagctgtaaGTCAGTTTTCTCAAGTGGATGAATATGAATATTGTCTTTGGTGGTCAAACTGGCTGCAATTTAAGGGGCAACGGCTGAAATCTTGCCTCGGACACCAAAATGGTTAGGGCCGGCtctgttctgccctctgagtctgccttctcaacgtaaacaagaggacatggagagagaaagcaccgagtacacccaagcccttccagagagggggcgtggtcagacacagctcatttacatatttaaaggtacagacacagaaacagcctgttctgagcagggctgaaatagaggggtttatagacatgatcaaatacaggatcagagtggatttagaacaagaaacttcacacacatgttttgaggagctctgacacttatttacactgaagaagaagaggagagtatgtgacctttaacctccacCCACCTGATAATATGGAGGCAGATTTAAAGATCTCCTGCAGGTAACTTGTTGAGTTTCCCATCACGTCCAGGAGAATGGCCGTAAagtctgaagaaaaaacaaacaaaatcaagtGGAATTCATCAAAATTGTATTAATGTTGTTGGCATTAATCCCAGCTATTCTTGTTTTATGTGCACTCATATGCAGGCTCTTCTTCTCGTCTTTTTCCagctgcaacacttgaatttcccctcaatgAATCAATAAAGGAGGATCTTATCTTACCTGTGAGGTCGTTGGTCTCATTGGTGACACAGTAGCAGAATCTTCTCCTGAACACGTTACTCTCTAAACTTTGAATGCTGGAAACTGCAGAACACAAAACAGAGTAAGAGGGTTAGACACATGAggaaaatataatatataggCTCAAAAAGCAGCTTCTGCACGTCTTTAAATGAACATCATATCTACAAACTTTGAAGAGTTTAGTATGAAATAATAAAACTGCTTTTACAGCTTACTGAAACGGACAGTGCAATCTTTGTGTTATCAAACTTGGGCTATATTTCACACGCCTGgtccttaaaggagcaatatgtaactctgacacctcgtgtttaaaatgggtactgcagtctaaattaaaaacattgtagagagctaaCGACTCCATTGCTGTCGACTGGTTGGGTCCTTGGGGGTCCCAGCTTTTCTTAGATAAAAAAAGGGGGGCTCAAAGGAGGTTGGGAAACGCAGCCTAACATGACTCAATCCGTAAGAGCAGCTTCACTTCCTCATTGTGGGAGACAGcaagaaagagatagagaggcTGCATCCTGATGTTCCTCTTTCCTTTGGTCGGAAAACATCAGTCCAGTCCAGAGGATCCTACACAGTCTAACACCATGATGcgcactgacacatttaaaCCACTAGATGGAGCTAGTGACAAAGTGATCTGTACTACAGTAGTGGACCCAGAGATGCTGATTTCTCCTAATAATCTTCTGCCATTAACTTCAAATTAATCCCCAGAGCAAAGTGAGGCAGGTTTATCCactgtttttacacttttataTGTTGTTAACAAAAAGCTACAGAGGAGACCATGTTTGATATAAAGTGAATATTTACTGTTATAGACCAACAGGGTGAGCTTATGGAGAGCCAGAGAACTGTAGGATGTCACgctgagg
Coding sequences within:
- the LOC132978551 gene encoding HERV-H LTR-associating protein 1 — translated: MAGLLRATPRPRLCFIICVSSILLLILFCKELRDRQHEERHKRDLDYLLNSTEIPAEHIDPAAIDLTPLVNTLINTSQSGSRQLFSLLSVTSYSSLALHKLTLLVYNISSIQSLESNVFRRRFCYCVTNETNDLTDFTAILLDVMGNSTSYLQEIFKSASILSVSQRNNSDCIYICVMAGKMGREVPELWEVDSIIPLFNQTIVEGPHRGNVSSIRLPVEWSQLPTNLSHVSPSGMSSMLTSRVHSTAHVSAPTVEETAETSPQPATIEPQLTTRPVTTATAASTTTTPTQTSTASTDGTTSSPGIIPTPLTQSRTTRYRTSTASPTRLTPVQHTEGPVLAERTTEPLSKRTTIPSKTVETEKPGCPWRRPDRTDASASLGSTTTVSAHKLQPCVFELCKFFSQCLCRPFSHKTRMKRYCDDSHLWYEKHTSEVCRRVRRVSFSRNLKQRCLMKMCNKL